The Aeromonas encheleia genomic sequence CCATAGAGGCCCAAGTCCATCTGGCACAGCGCCGCGTCGAGCCGCTTGAGGTGCGCCACGCTCTGCTCTACCTTCGGCAAGTCGAGGCGACTGGTCAACTCCACCAGCTGATCATGCTCACAATGATCCACCTTCTCCGCCCATTCATCACGCCGACAGGCCTTGAGCTGACCTATCAGTTCTTCTCTTACATGCGCCCAGTCGGCCTGCAGGCGCTCACGCCATTCGGCCAACTGGGCTTGCGTCATTTCACACACAACAGCCCCCACAGACGAATTATAAAACTCGGTCAGTATAGGGAATCGAGTGGTTTATCAAGATGACATGAGTCAAGTAAAGGTCGGTTAGCTCACAGTTTTCGCGGCTTGCAGCAATGCTTCCCGGATAGGTCCCGTCTCCTTGTGCAGACGAATATCCCGAAACAGCAGGTCGGCCTGGGGGTATTCACGCTTGAGGTAGCTGAACCACTGCTTGATCCGGCTGGGGTAGTAGTCGGCCTTCTCGCTCGCCAGATCCTGCTCGGTATAACCCACCATCAGCTGCAGCACCTCGGCCCAGCTCATGTGGGCACAGCCGGTCTTCATCACGTTGGCCAGATTGGGCAGGGAGATGGCGCCGCGCCCCACCATCAGGGCATCACAGCCGGAGACCCTGGCGCAGGCGAGCGCGTCGGCATGGTGCCAGATCTCGCCATTGGCGGTCACCGGAATGGGCAGGGCGCGGCGGATGGCATCCACGTACTCCCAGTGCGCCGGCGCCTTGTAGCCTTCGCGCTTGGTGCGGGCATGCACCGCCAGCTCGTCGGCCCCTGCCTGATGGACCGCATGGGCATTGTCCAGGTAGAGCTCCTTGTCATCGTAACCGAGGCGGATCTTGGCGCTCACCGGCAGATGGGCAGGCACCGCCTCGCGCACCGCCTTGACGATGCGGTGGATGGTCTCGGGCTCTTTGAGCAAGACGGCGCCGCCCTTGCTCTTGTTCACCGTGGGGGCGGGGCAGCCAAAGTTGAGATCGACCCCGGGGGAGCCGAGCTCGATGGCGCGCACCGCGTTCTCGGCCAACCATTCGGGGTGCTGGCCCAGCAACTGCACCCGCACCGGGGTGCCGGCACGGGTCTTGCCATCCTGGCGCAGCTCGGGGCAGAGACGATAGAACACCTTGGCAGGCAGCAGCTGATCGACGACCCGGATAAATTCGCTGACGCAGAGGTCGTAATTATTGACGGAGGTGAGTACCTCCCGCATCAGGTGATCCAGCACCCCCTGCATGGGGGCCAAAATAACGCGCATAGCTGCTTCCGAAGACAAGGGGAGAAAAAAGAGCGCAGATTGTAGAGGGAATAGGTGAAGCTGTCAGCCTTTTGCCCACGGTGGGGGCAGGGGAGATCGGCCAAAGACAGATGGTATGGGGGCGAGGAGGTAGCGCTCCGTCCAAAACAGGGAGAAGAGAGAAGAAGGAGACGCTGTCGGCGTCTGGGGCAACTCTGCTAGGCTAGGCGAAGATGCACTGAAAAGGAGTACGAATGAAGCGTTGGTGTCTGATGGCCCTTGGCTGGGCAGCATTTGCCACGGGCATAGTCGGAATCGTCTTGCCCCTGCTGCCGACCACGCCGTTCATGTTGCTGGCGGCGGCGCTGTTTGCCCGCTCGTCCCCCCGTTTCCATCGCTGGCTGCTGGCCCATCCCTGGTTCGGGCCGCCCATCGTCGACTGGCAGCAGTATCGCGGCATTCGTCGTCATGCCCGGCGCCGGGCCATCATCTTCATTCTGCTCTCCTTCTCGGTGTCGCTGCTGGTGGTACCCATGCCCTGGGTACGCCTGCTGCTGGTTGCCATAATGGTGATCCTGCTCACCTGGTTAATGCGCCTGCCGGTGCTGGAGCCAGTTGCAATGGAGAAGTGAAATCCCTAAGCTATTGCGGCAATAATGCTATGGAGTCGGCCTGTCATTTTTTGCATGACGGGCCTTTTTATTGCCCACTGGCGGCATCGCAAGAGACGCCACATCAGGGCTCAAAAAATAAGCGGTCAAATAATGAATCCGGATACCCTGAAATTTATCGAAGCGAGCATCAAGACCATTCCCGACTATCCGAAGCCGGGCATCCTGTTTCGCGACATCACCAGCCTGATCGAGAACGCCGAGGCCTTCAAGGCCACCATCGATCTGCTGGCTGCGCATTATCGTGATCAAGGGATCACCAAAATCGTCGGCACCGAGGCCCGCGGCTTCATCTTCGGTGCGCCTGTCGCCTTCGCCATGGGCCTGGGCTTTGTGCCGGTGCGCAAGCCGGGCAAGCTGCCCCGCGCCGTGATCGAGGAGTCCTATGCCCTCGAATACGGTACCGACACCCTGCAACTGCACACCGACGCCATAGTGCCCGGTGACAAGGTGCTGGTGGTCGACGATCTGCTGGCCACCGGCGGCACCGTCGATGCGACCGTCAAGCTCATCCGCCGTGCCGGTGGTGAGGTAGCCGATGCGGCCTTCATCATCTCCCTGCCGTCCCTGGGGGGCGATGCCCGCCTGACGGCGGCCGGCATCAAGGTGGTTTCGCTGGTCGAACTGGCCGGCGAGTAAGGCTCCCGCCAGCGCGGCGTGCAGGCTTCGTCCGTCTGCCGTTCGCCCCCAAACCGGTGCCCCAGCGGCACCGGTTTGAAAATCAAGCGATCCCTCCCCAAGCGGCCGATAGCCGATACAGCCCGCCCCGCATTTGTGTTAGCATCCTGCCTCAATGCCTCGTTTTCCCAGCATCGAGATCTATGAGCTATCAGGTTCTGGCGCGTAAATGGCGCCCCCATACGTTTGAACAAGTGGTTGGCCAGCAACATGTGCTGACCGCCTTGACCAATGCCCTGGATCAGGGACGGCTGCATCACGCCTATCTGCTCAGTGGCACCCGTGGGGTCGGCAAGACCACCATTGCCCGCATTCTGGCCAAGAGCCTCAACTGCGAGCAGGGGATCAGCAGCCACCCATGTGGCGTATGCGATACCTGCCGCGAGATCGATCAGGGCAACTTCGTCGATCTGCTGGAAATCGATGCGGCGTCGCGCACCAAGGTGGAAGACACCCGCGAGCTGCTGGACAACGTGCAGTACCGCCCGGCCCGCGGCCGCTTCAAGGTCTACCTCATCGACGAGGTGCACATGCTGTCCCGGCACAGCTTCAATGCGCTGCTGAAGACCCTGGAAGAGCCGCCCCCCTATGTGAAGTTCCTGCTGGCCACCACGGATCCGCAGAAGCTGCCCATCACCATCCTCTCCCGCTGCCTGCAGTTCCATCTGAAGAGTCTGGATCAGAGCCAGATCGCCAAACAGCTGGAGTGGGTGCTGGATCAGGAGGGCCAGCCGTTCGAGCCGCGGGCCCTGCTGGCCCTGGCCAAGGCGGCCGATGGCAGCATGCGCGATGCCTTGAGCCTGACCGATCAGGCGCTGGCTCATGGCAACGGCAGCGTGCGTCTGGACAGCGTGCTGACCATGCTGGGCACGCTCGACCACCATCATCTGCACCAGCTGCTGGAGGCCATCCTGCGCCAGGATGCCCCGGCCACCATGGCCAAGATCACCGAGATCGCCACCCTGGGACCGGATTTCGACCAGCTCCACGCCGAATTGGAGGCCCTGCTCCATCGCGTCGCCATGGCGCAGCTGTTGCCTGCCAGCGTGCAGGAGCAGGGGGCGGATGCCGATGCCCTGCTGCAGCTGGCGGGCGCCATGAGCCCGGAAGAGGTGCAGCTCTGCTACCAGATAGTGCTGGGGGGACGCAAGGATCTGCCCTGGGCGCCGGATGGCCGCACCGCCCTCGAGATGACCTGTTTGCGGATGCTGGCGTTCTCGCCGCGCCGCGAGCCGCTGCACCCCGCCAACCTGACGGCCTTGCCCCCGTCCATGGCGGGACTCCCTGTGGCCATGCCAGCCGCAGGGAGGGAGGCCGCACCGGCCCCCTTGGGAAAGCCTCACGGGGCTGAGCCAGCCCCGAACCAGGCCGTCGCCACGCCGGTCCGACCGGCTGCGCCGACTAGCGCCCCGGTCGCCGTAGCGGCGCAGGCCGCGGCCATGGAAGAAACACCCGCCGTCACGGCCGCCGCGGTCGATGCCAGCGAGCAGGACAGCCTCGACGATGAGCCGAGTGCGCAACTGTTTGCCGAGCAGGACGAGCTGCTGCACGAGGCGCAGCGGATGGGGTATGAGGTGCCAGCGGCCAGGCCCGAGTCACTCGAGCAGACTCGCGCCTTGGTGGAAACCTATGAGGCGGCGCCGACTGAGCCGTCTCAGGCCGGGCCCTCGTACCATGAGCCTCTGCCGGCGATCGCCCCGGAGCCCCTGGCCGTCACTCCGGCGCTGGAGGCTGCCCCGTCGGCTGCCTCCAGCATGCAGAGCCTGCTGGGCAAGCGCAACCTG encodes the following:
- a CDS encoding TraR/DksA family transcriptional regulator, with the translated sequence MTQAQLAEWRERLQADWAHVREELIGQLKACRRDEWAEKVDHCEHDQLVELTSRLDLPKVEQSVAHLKRLDAALCQMDLGLYGLCSDCEEPLAIAQLEQDPTLQRCPRCETRYRKGFHAHEL
- the dusC gene encoding tRNA dihydrouridine(16) synthase DusC — translated: MRVILAPMQGVLDHLMREVLTSVNNYDLCVSEFIRVVDQLLPAKVFYRLCPELRQDGKTRAGTPVRVQLLGQHPEWLAENAVRAIELGSPGVDLNFGCPAPTVNKSKGGAVLLKEPETIHRIVKAVREAVPAHLPVSAKIRLGYDDKELYLDNAHAVHQAGADELAVHARTKREGYKAPAHWEYVDAIRRALPIPVTANGEIWHHADALACARVSGCDALMVGRGAISLPNLANVMKTGCAHMSWAEVLQLMVGYTEQDLASEKADYYPSRIKQWFSYLKREYPQADLLFRDIRLHKETGPIREALLQAAKTVS
- a CDS encoding YbaN family protein, translated to MKRWCLMALGWAAFATGIVGIVLPLLPTTPFMLLAAALFARSSPRFHRWLLAHPWFGPPIVDWQQYRGIRRHARRRAIIFILLSFSVSLLVVPMPWVRLLLVAIMVILLTWLMRLPVLEPVAMEK
- the apt gene encoding adenine phosphoribosyltransferase, with the translated sequence MNPDTLKFIEASIKTIPDYPKPGILFRDITSLIENAEAFKATIDLLAAHYRDQGITKIVGTEARGFIFGAPVAFAMGLGFVPVRKPGKLPRAVIEESYALEYGTDTLQLHTDAIVPGDKVLVVDDLLATGGTVDATVKLIRRAGGEVADAAFIISLPSLGGDARLTAAGIKVVSLVELAGE
- the dnaX gene encoding DNA polymerase III subunit gamma/tau → MSYQVLARKWRPHTFEQVVGQQHVLTALTNALDQGRLHHAYLLSGTRGVGKTTIARILAKSLNCEQGISSHPCGVCDTCREIDQGNFVDLLEIDAASRTKVEDTRELLDNVQYRPARGRFKVYLIDEVHMLSRHSFNALLKTLEEPPPYVKFLLATTDPQKLPITILSRCLQFHLKSLDQSQIAKQLEWVLDQEGQPFEPRALLALAKAADGSMRDALSLTDQALAHGNGSVRLDSVLTMLGTLDHHHLHQLLEAILRQDAPATMAKITEIATLGPDFDQLHAELEALLHRVAMAQLLPASVQEQGADADALLQLAGAMSPEEVQLCYQIVLGGRKDLPWAPDGRTALEMTCLRMLAFSPRREPLHPANLTALPPSMAGLPVAMPAAGREAAPAPLGKPHGAEPAPNQAVATPVRPAAPTSAPVAVAAQAAAMEETPAVTAAAVDASEQDSLDDEPSAQLFAEQDELLHEAQRMGYEVPAARPESLEQTRALVETYEAAPTEPSQAGPSYHEPLPAIAPEPLAVTPALEAAPSAASSMQSLLGKRNLLRSRLRAEPGATATASPRVAPTKPVAPQRPEVQPATPAAAARQPAAPVPAYAAAQMDYDELPPLDAYEDGGNDYEEYLSQGFGDGVATAPTIAPVAPPPMARAAPSQQQTAPQRARPNPDDLPPWDLDGVPAAKIDTPTSVAPIPVPAAEQSESQSAAPLMETIDWDELESEAQPEEGEEVARLIPSSLLVNCGDPWAELIARTGVGGRLRQLAINSVMTRQGALVSLILKPEQRHLVSDRALADLAEIIGPELGESVRVEVTLGTDPARETPLEIEHRLYLGVREQVSRDLAEDPNVQFLQQRFGAVLHPESIEPLSR